From a single Microbacterium murale genomic region:
- a CDS encoding GNAT family N-acetyltransferase, with translation MTSDPEIVLSRISPADAGEVLTIQRAAFVSEAQIYGTADMPPLTQTLDEVRAELAQANGWVARVDGRLVGAIHVRETDDMLLIGRIAIAPDMQGTGIGRALLQAAEEDSKAPKAELFTGSLSEANVRLYESCGYRISERVDQGDGTTQLFMRKQLDTGAS, from the coding sequence ATGACCAGTGACCCCGAGATCGTGTTGTCGCGAATATCACCTGCCGACGCGGGTGAAGTGCTGACGATCCAGCGCGCTGCCTTCGTGTCAGAAGCACAGATCTACGGCACGGCCGATATGCCGCCGCTGACGCAGACGCTGGATGAAGTGCGAGCCGAGCTTGCGCAGGCGAACGGCTGGGTTGCCCGAGTCGATGGGCGTCTGGTCGGAGCGATCCATGTCAGGGAGACCGATGACATGCTGCTCATCGGTCGGATAGCGATCGCGCCGGACATGCAGGGCACGGGGATCGGCAGAGCGCTGCTTCAGGCCGCTGAAGAGGATTCGAAGGCGCCGAAGGCCGAGCTGTTCACGGGCAGCCTGAGCGAGGCCAACGTGCGACTGTACGAGAGCTGCGGCTATCGGATCAGCGAACGGGTGGATCAGGGAGATGGCACGACTCAGCTCTTCATGCGCAAGCAGCTCGACACGGGAGCGAGCTGA
- a CDS encoding flavodoxin family protein, whose product MSDIHPDVSSVQLTALVVNCTLKPSPAESSSEVMGGQLSTFLAERGVQCESVRVVDHVILPGVQKDMGEGDEWPTLREKVLSADILVFVTPTWLGQHSSVAQRVLERLDAELSETDADGRPILFDKVAVAGVVGNEDGAHHITAVLFQALNDVGFTVPAQGCVYWNGEAMHATDYKDLEQTPEKVSASISTSLTNAVHLARLLRESGYPASN is encoded by the coding sequence GTGTCTGACATCCATCCGGATGTCTCGAGCGTGCAGTTGACGGCACTCGTCGTCAACTGCACGCTCAAGCCATCACCTGCTGAGTCGAGCTCAGAGGTGATGGGCGGCCAGCTCTCGACATTCCTCGCCGAACGCGGCGTGCAGTGCGAGAGCGTCAGGGTCGTCGACCACGTCATCCTTCCCGGTGTGCAGAAGGACATGGGAGAAGGCGATGAATGGCCGACGCTGCGCGAGAAGGTGCTCAGCGCCGACATTCTCGTGTTCGTCACGCCGACATGGCTCGGACAGCATTCGAGCGTCGCACAGCGGGTACTCGAACGCCTAGACGCCGAGCTGAGCGAGACGGATGCTGACGGGCGGCCGATCCTGTTCGACAAGGTCGCCGTCGCCGGTGTCGTCGGAAACGAGGACGGCGCCCACCACATCACCGCCGTGCTGTTCCAGGCGCTCAACGATGTCGGGTTCACGGTTCCAGCGCAGGGATGCGTCTACTGGAACGGCGAGGCGATGCACGCCACCGACTACAAGGATCTGGAGCAGACCCCCGAGAAGGTGAGCGCGTCGATCAGCACCTCGCTGACGAACGCCGTCCACCTTGCACGGCTTCTGCGCGAGTCGGGTTATCCGGCATCCAACTGA
- a CDS encoding NAD(P)-dependent alcohol dehydrogenase, whose product MTATTHVPEHMFANVLTRPGHVELQERRVPTPAADEVLVKVTAVGVCGSDVHFFHDGRLGDWVVDEPLVLGHESGGVIVAVGADVSPKRVGERVSIEPQHPSTTSAETLRGDYNLDPHMRFYAVPGTDGAFQEYVTIQSHFAFAIPDSVSDWAAALLEPLSVAVATGRKAAFSVGDRVLITGAGPVGLAVAQVARASGASEVLVSDISEARRHAALRFGATAALDPVADADVIRTVGADSFVDASGAAAAVRSGIDALRPGGRAVLVGMGLPELALPITQIQNKELVLTGVFRYANTWPAAIALVASGQVDLDAMVTGTFSLDRVKDALESTTDPDTIKSVVEPHRRG is encoded by the coding sequence ATGACTGCAACGACGCACGTTCCCGAGCACATGTTCGCCAATGTGCTGACCCGCCCCGGCCACGTCGAACTGCAGGAGCGTCGTGTGCCGACACCGGCAGCGGACGAGGTTCTCGTGAAGGTCACCGCCGTGGGCGTGTGCGGCTCCGATGTGCACTTCTTCCACGATGGGCGACTCGGTGACTGGGTTGTGGACGAGCCGCTCGTGCTCGGCCACGAGTCCGGCGGAGTGATCGTGGCCGTGGGAGCAGACGTCTCGCCGAAGCGTGTCGGTGAGCGGGTCTCGATCGAGCCGCAGCACCCCTCCACCACGTCGGCCGAGACGCTGCGCGGGGACTACAACCTCGACCCGCACATGCGCTTCTATGCGGTGCCGGGCACGGATGGCGCGTTCCAGGAGTACGTCACGATCCAGAGCCATTTCGCGTTCGCGATTCCGGACTCCGTGAGCGATTGGGCGGCCGCCCTGCTCGAGCCGCTGTCCGTAGCCGTGGCGACAGGGCGCAAGGCCGCCTTCTCGGTCGGTGACCGCGTGCTGATCACCGGCGCAGGTCCGGTCGGTCTCGCCGTCGCGCAGGTCGCCAGAGCGTCAGGCGCCTCGGAGGTGCTCGTCTCCGACATCAGCGAAGCGCGTCGCCACGCCGCGCTGCGATTCGGCGCGACCGCGGCTCTCGATCCTGTGGCCGACGCGGATGTGATCCGCACGGTCGGGGCCGACTCGTTCGTGGATGCATCGGGGGCTGCGGCGGCCGTGCGGAGCGGAATCGATGCCCTTCGTCCCGGTGGACGCGCCGTTCTCGTCGGAATGGGGCTGCCGGAGCTGGCGTTGCCGATCACTCAGATCCAGAACAAGGAACTCGTGCTGACGGGAGTGTTCCGTTATGCGAACACATGGCCGGCCGCGATTGCCCTCGTCGCATCAGGGCAGGTCGACCTCGATGCGATGGTGACCGGCACATTCTCGTTGGATCGGGTCAAGGACGCGCTCGAGTCCACGACGGATCCGGACACGATCAAGTCGGTTGTGGAACCGCACCGCCGGGGCTAG
- a CDS encoding zinc-dependent alcohol dehydrogenase family protein: protein MRAVVFTAEGQLSLEERPTPTPGFKEILIETAAVGICGTDTHVFDGEFEGTVFPLVPGHEATGTIVALGEGVNSGVFDFKVGDHVAINPSTTCGECEFCLNGHQNLCRFWNGLGVVASDGASQEFFTAPAGNVYKLQPETDLYEAALIEPLACAIRGWDVLPRRIGDHVLVYGAGTMGLLMAQLATRAGAATVSIVDLNQDRLTVAEECGIELRYTSADDADREKWDVVIDCTGNLRAIEDALTRVKPAGFFQDFGVAPADGTAKFSPFRVYRDEISIVGTMAVLNSFGRAVEMFEAGAINAKAMISHSFVLDDYEEALELFRRGSGRKLQIRPNDTESRVLIP, encoded by the coding sequence ATGCGAGCAGTTGTATTCACGGCCGAGGGGCAGCTGTCCCTCGAAGAGCGCCCCACGCCCACGCCCGGTTTCAAAGAGATCCTGATCGAGACGGCAGCGGTCGGTATCTGCGGCACCGACACGCACGTCTTCGACGGCGAGTTCGAAGGCACCGTCTTCCCGCTCGTGCCCGGCCACGAGGCGACGGGAACGATCGTCGCACTCGGCGAAGGCGTCAACAGCGGTGTGTTCGACTTCAAGGTCGGCGACCACGTCGCGATCAACCCCAGCACCACCTGCGGCGAGTGCGAGTTCTGCCTCAACGGACATCAGAACCTCTGCCGGTTCTGGAACGGACTCGGCGTCGTCGCCTCCGACGGCGCATCCCAGGAGTTCTTCACCGCTCCTGCCGGCAACGTGTACAAGCTCCAGCCCGAGACCGACCTCTACGAGGCCGCGCTCATCGAGCCCCTCGCCTGCGCGATCCGCGGCTGGGACGTGCTGCCTCGCCGCATCGGCGACCACGTACTCGTCTACGGAGCCGGCACGATGGGGCTGCTGATGGCGCAGCTCGCGACCCGCGCCGGCGCGGCGACCGTCAGCATCGTCGACCTGAATCAGGATCGCCTCACCGTCGCAGAGGAATGCGGCATCGAGCTGCGGTACACCTCCGCCGATGACGCCGACCGCGAGAAGTGGGACGTCGTCATCGACTGCACCGGAAACCTTCGCGCCATCGAAGACGCGCTGACCCGCGTCAAGCCGGCCGGATTCTTCCAGGACTTCGGCGTCGCTCCTGCCGACGGCACGGCCAAGTTCTCACCGTTCCGCGTCTACCGCGACGAGATCTCGATCGTCGGCACGATGGCGGTGCTGAACTCCTTCGGACGCGCGGTCGAGATGTTCGAGGCCGGTGCGATCAATGCCAAGGCCATGATCAGCCACTCCTTCGTGCTCGACGACTACGAAGAGGCGCTGGAACTGTTCCGTCGCGGCTCGGGGCGCAAGCTCCAGATCCGACCGAACGACACCGAGTCCAGGGTGCTGATCCCGTGA
- a CDS encoding DUF2291 domain-containing protein — protein sequence MSASTTVSPPVKKPQRSLSPNAKRGIWIGVIVVVILGLVLGTRVVPADDPLAQGTEKFDPVTYGAENFPTVQSAVVDRAVEADVLAADIAADAAAAAEEHAVQSSGGPVYSTTFTGVVGEGQSGIYEVAVEGLPEGLLIRVQTGPAINGTELRDATGEIEFGQFINQIDFQNAAAALNEELKTQVLADIDTAALTGKTIEVTGAFTLINPASWLITPVELSVQ from the coding sequence GTGAGTGCGTCGACCACGGTGAGCCCGCCCGTCAAGAAGCCGCAGCGATCGCTGTCGCCCAATGCCAAGCGTGGGATCTGGATCGGTGTGATCGTCGTCGTGATCCTCGGCCTGGTGCTGGGGACACGGGTGGTTCCCGCCGACGACCCGCTCGCACAGGGCACGGAGAAATTCGACCCGGTCACCTACGGCGCCGAGAACTTCCCCACGGTGCAGTCGGCAGTCGTCGACCGTGCCGTCGAGGCCGACGTACTCGCAGCAGACATCGCGGCCGACGCTGCAGCTGCCGCCGAGGAGCACGCAGTGCAGAGCTCGGGCGGTCCCGTCTACAGCACGACGTTCACCGGCGTGGTGGGCGAGGGGCAGTCCGGCATCTATGAGGTGGCGGTCGAGGGTCTTCCCGAGGGCCTCCTGATCCGCGTGCAGACCGGACCAGCCATCAACGGCACCGAGCTGCGCGACGCGACCGGCGAGATCGAGTTCGGGCAGTTCATCAATCAGATCGACTTCCAGAACGCTGCTGCTGCATTGAACGAGGAGTTGAAGACGCAGGTCCTTGCCGACATCGACACCGCCGCTCTGACCGGGAAGACGATCGAGGTCACCGGAGCGTTCACCCTGATCAATCCGGCTTCCTGGCTCATCACGCCCGTCGAGCTGAGTGTGCAATGA
- a CDS encoding sugar ABC transporter ATP-binding protein, whose amino-acid sequence MSDDFDDVVLEARNVVKTYGGTRALKGVNFEIRRGTVTTLFGENGAGKSTLMKILSGVEQPTSGEIVLDGEPVVFHSTNDARDRGISIIHQELSLAPNLSVRDNIFMGREITGPFGIDFAEEARQTRELLADLLPGVEPDTHVNDLRVGQQQIIEIARALSVNSRILIMDEPTSALAAAEVEILFGIIHDLTARGVAIVYISHHLEEALEVTDHAVVLRDGSMTAKDERANIDLEWIVRNMVGDNFDLGSPPTGYEFGDTILSIRDLRVLDPENSERSIVNGLSLDVKAGEIVCLYGLMGAGRTELLEAVAGRDRIDGGEILLDGTALGDDTIAQRIALGIGLVPEDRQRDGLVQTFDVGTNLTLASLGNSLVNGVLSRRTEKKIAQDLIRTVTVKTPGPELPIGSLSGGNQQKVVIGKVVATEPRVMLLDEPSRGIDIGAKGEVFRLLAERAREGLAVVYSTSEVGECLSIAHRIIVLRRGQISAEFGPDATKEMIMAASGEAVAA is encoded by the coding sequence ATGAGCGACGACTTCGACGATGTCGTCCTCGAGGCCCGCAACGTCGTCAAGACATACGGCGGCACGAGGGCGCTGAAAGGCGTGAACTTCGAGATCCGTCGCGGCACTGTCACGACTCTGTTCGGAGAGAACGGCGCCGGCAAGTCGACGTTGATGAAGATCCTGTCCGGGGTCGAACAGCCGACCTCGGGCGAGATCGTGCTCGACGGCGAACCGGTCGTGTTCCACTCCACGAACGACGCGCGCGACCGCGGGATCTCGATCATCCACCAGGAGCTCAGTCTTGCTCCCAACCTCTCGGTGCGCGACAACATTTTCATGGGGCGCGAGATCACGGGGCCCTTCGGGATCGACTTCGCCGAAGAGGCGCGACAGACGCGCGAGCTGCTCGCCGACCTCCTTCCCGGTGTCGAACCGGACACGCACGTCAACGATCTGCGCGTCGGCCAGCAGCAGATCATCGAGATCGCTCGCGCGCTCTCGGTGAACTCGCGCATCCTCATCATGGATGAGCCGACGTCCGCGCTCGCTGCCGCCGAGGTCGAGATCCTCTTCGGGATCATCCACGATCTCACCGCGCGTGGTGTGGCCATCGTCTACATCTCGCACCACCTCGAAGAGGCGCTGGAGGTCACAGATCATGCTGTCGTCCTGCGCGACGGATCCATGACGGCGAAGGACGAACGAGCCAACATCGATCTCGAGTGGATCGTGCGGAACATGGTCGGTGACAACTTCGATCTCGGCTCGCCGCCCACAGGCTACGAGTTCGGAGACACGATCCTCAGCATCCGAGACCTCCGCGTCCTCGACCCGGAGAACTCGGAGCGGTCGATCGTGAACGGCCTCAGCCTGGACGTCAAAGCCGGTGAGATCGTCTGCCTCTATGGGCTGATGGGAGCCGGACGCACCGAACTGCTCGAGGCGGTCGCCGGGCGGGATCGGATCGACGGCGGCGAGATCCTGCTGGACGGCACCGCTCTCGGCGATGACACGATCGCACAGCGCATCGCCCTCGGCATCGGGCTCGTGCCGGAGGACCGGCAGCGCGATGGGCTCGTGCAGACCTTCGACGTCGGCACGAACCTCACGCTCGCCAGCCTCGGGAACTCGCTGGTCAACGGCGTGCTCTCGCGGCGCACCGAGAAGAAGATCGCCCAGGACCTCATCCGCACCGTGACCGTGAAGACACCGGGACCCGAACTGCCGATCGGCTCTCTCTCCGGAGGTAATCAGCAGAAGGTGGTCATCGGAAAGGTCGTCGCGACCGAACCGCGCGTGATGCTGCTCGATGAGCCGAGCCGCGGCATCGACATCGGCGCGAAGGGCGAGGTGTTCCGACTCCTCGCCGAGCGCGCCCGCGAGGGCCTCGCCGTCGTTTACTCGACATCAGAGGTCGGCGAGTGCCTCAGCATCGCCCACCGCATCATCGTCCTGCGACGCGGGCAGATCTCCGCAGAGTTCGGTCCGGACGCCACGAAGGAAATGATCATGGCCGCCTCCGGCGAAGCCGTGGCCGCTTAG
- a CDS encoding ABC transporter permease yields the protein MSVRLSSPVCRCAPSRSGSTSSPASARRSRASSSPRPLTSASPTAGNTYELTAIAAVVIGGASLMGGRGNVRGTLLGAFVIGFLSDGLVIVGVSAYWQMVFIGAVIVVAVLLNSLQYGRRRRPAASVAQPAKSADKTPEPAGTN from the coding sequence ATGAGCGTGCGGCTGAGCTCTCCGGTGTGCCGGTGCGCTCCGTCAAGATCTGGGTCTACGTCATCTCCGGCGTCTGCGCGGCGGTCGCGGGCCTCATCCTCGCCTCGACCCCTCACCAGCGCCAGCCCCACCGCAGGAAACACGTACGAGCTGACGGCGATCGCCGCGGTCGTGATCGGTGGAGCATCTCTGATGGGCGGGCGCGGAAACGTGCGCGGCACGCTGCTGGGGGCGTTCGTCATCGGCTTCCTGTCCGACGGGCTCGTCATCGTGGGCGTCTCCGCGTACTGGCAGATGGTCTTCATCGGTGCGGTGATCGTCGTCGCCGTGCTGCTGAACAGCCTGCAGTACGGACGGCGTCGCCGTCCTGCCGCATCGGTGGCACAGCCGGCGAAGTCCGCTGACAAGACGCCGGAGCCGGCCGGCACGAATTGA